The Panthera leo isolate Ple1 chromosome C2, P.leo_Ple1_pat1.1, whole genome shotgun sequence genome window below encodes:
- the AHSG gene encoding alpha-2-HS-glycoprotein, whose translation MKSLALLLCLAQLWGCHAAPHIPGLVYRELDCDDPETEQAALVAVDYINNHVLQGYKHTLNQIDKVKVWPRRPMGEVFELELDLLETTCYIRDPTPVENCTVRQLMEHAVEGDCDFQVLKQDGQFTVLFAKCDSSPDSAEDVLKVCPQCPLLAPLNDTKVVHAVEVALTAFNTQSNGSYFQLVEVSRAQLVPLPPSTYVEFAVAATDCVAAEVTDPAKCNLLAEKQYGFCKATLTEKVGGEDVAVTCTVFQTQPVLPQPQPDGTEASPVADLAVPTPSPADPPAAALVVGPVVVAAPQAPLPGHRTHYDLRHSFMGVASVESASGEAFHVGKVPNVAQPSVPVTAGPVVRPCPGRIRHFKI comes from the exons ATGAAGTCCCTCGCCCTGCTCCTTTGCCTTGCTCAGCTCTGGGGCTGCCATGCTGCCCCGCATATACCAGGTCTGGTTTATAGGGAACTGGACTGTGATGACCCAGAAACAGAGCAAGCAGCCCTGGTGGCCGTGGACTACATAAATAACCACGTTCTTCAGGGCTACAAGCACACCTTGAACCAGATTGACAAAGTGAAGGTGTGGCCTCGG CGGCCAATGGGGGAGGTGTTTGAGCTCGAATTAGACTTGCTGGAAACCACGTGCTACATACGGGACCCCACCCCCGTGGAAAACTGCACCGTGAGACAACTGATGGAGCAT GCTGTGGAAGGGGACTGTGATTTCCAGGTGCTGAAACAGGATGGCCAGTTTACCGTGTTGTTTGCAAAATGTGATTCCAGTCCAG ACTCTGCGGAGGACGTGCTCAAGGTGTGCCCACAGTGCCCCCTGCTGGCCCCGCTGAACGACACCAAGGTAGTGCACGCAGTAGAGGTTGCCCTGACCGCGTTCAACACTCAGAGCAATGGCTCCTATTTTCAGCTTGTGGAAGTCTCCCGGGCTCAACTTGTG CCTCTTCCGCCTTCCACGTACGTGGAGTTTGCGGTGGCTGCCACTGACTGTGTTGCTGCAGAGGTCACGGATCCAGCTAAGTGCAACCTGCTGGCAGAAAAG CAATATGGCTTCTGTAAGGCAACACTCACtgagaaggtgggtggggaagatGTTGCAGTGACCTGCACCGTGTTCCAGACACAG CCTGTGCTTCCGCAACCCCAACCAGATGGCACTGAAGCGTCCCCCGTGGCAGACTTAGCTGTACCTACACCTTCTCCGGCTGACCCGCCTGCAGCTGCCCTGGTGGTGGGACCTGTGGTGGTGgcagccccccaggcacccctgccggGACACCGGACCCACTACGACTTGCGCCATTCCTTCATGGGTGTGGCCTCAGTGGAGTCAGCCTCAGGAGAAGCATTCCACGTGGGCAAAGTACCCAACGTGGCGCAGCCTAGCGTTCCTGTCACTGCTGGTCCAGTGGTCCGTCCTTGCCCAGGGAGAATCAGACACTTCAAGATCTAG